ccagttgcttaggcttttatatatatagactagagacctgatgcacaaaattcatgcaaggacaGGCCCTTGCAGCTCCGGctgcctcgcagccccagctgcctcgtagaccctccccccacccgcacctaccttggcctggcgctgcccactccACCACCACACACCCCTGGCTTCCCGGTTCTGCGGAGGCCCCTGATCAATCACCCTgaagagggtggcctgggcctccctctttggggtgatcatggagccccctgattgatatctccactggccagtggcctgggcctccctctgcagggcgatcatgggatgatggtgcccccctcccccaccaccaatcgcatcgcacccaccttggctggcctggcaccagtgcatgttatagcgtggtcatccagatggtcagtcactctgctgtttggccatttggtcgatttgcatattacacttttattattatagataggactATAGGGCTGGCCTATAGATCTGAGACTCAAAACTCTCACAGTAGGTATTGCTAAGCTGATGCAGAAGATTTGGGATATTGCTAGAGAGCTCAAAAAGGACTCAGAACTCTGAAAGTAACATTAAACAGCTATGCTGATATCTCTCAGGCTGACAATGGGGTTGGTAtgaagtgaattttttaaaaaaaggatattgAACCTAAGTATAACTACAAGTGTAAAATCTGTTATTCGGGTAACATTAACATACAGGAAGCAAACAGATCTCCCAGATTTCCAAACGCCCATTCATTCTTCCTATTGCAGGGGACAAAATGGGAAGGGGCTTTGGAGCTGAGAAGCAGTAACTGAAAAACTGGTACACCATCCATGTGCCATGCCATTTCCAGAAAATATCAAGAAACAAATTCTAGGTTAAAAAAATCTTCtaattgtttaaaacaaaaaagagtaaTTAGAAACATTCTAGGAATTACCATTTTTAATGAATACCTGTTTGGATACATTTTTGGGTACTGATTGCTTTTGTTTCCCATGTTGACTCTGGGAAAATAACATTTAGGTTGACTATGGTTATGGACCTGGTCTTGAGGGTGTCCGTTGTGGAGGTGGAATATTCTGTGAGGGTGTCCGTAGTGGAGGTGGAATATTCTGTGAGGGTGTCCGTAGTGGAGGTGGAATATTCTGTGAGGGTGTCCGTTGTGGAGGTGGAATATTTGGCTTTGCTTGTGGCTTCATTTGAGGTTGAGGCTGAAcaatttgctcttttttcttaGGTGTTCTCTTCATACAAAGACAAAAAAGACAACATAATAAAACTAACAAccaaaaaagtgaaaacattaaGACATAAATCCTCTGTATCTTCTTTCTCCTAGGGGGTGGACCACTGTCAATACTACCTCCATGGCCTTGTATTAGGCAGTTAGGAGGGTCCCATAGATAGTTGCAATGGCAGTGATGTTTATTGTTGCAGATTCCCCTTCGATTACAGAATGTAGGTGAACAATTACTGTCCAAGTAAGATATATGGACACACTTCCTATGGATGCAGAGGTGCTCTTCACCACACTCTGTGCCATCTTCCACTGCGCCTATATCAGGTGTGGTCATCCCAATGTGGGAGTCAGTACCCCAGCAGTTGACACCATCGTAATAAGTCCAATGCACAGTAGAATGATCTGTTAGAAGGGGAATTTCAGTTATGTTCTCACACTGAATCCTCCCACACAAGACATCCGacatattacattttatatatgaaaaGTTTTGGGTACCACAGTGACCAAACCGGTCACCtagagtgtttatttttttgtagcaACTGTAACTTGCATTCTTTGCCTCTTGGCCAAAAATCTGTTTACACTGTAAATTGCGATCATTACATCTCTTTTCGTAGCAGTAAGCACTTTCATTACAGGGAATTCCATCCTCCACATATACATCATCTGGGCACATATGGGATGTTCCATTGCACCATTCTGGAAGATCACATTCATTGATCTCCTTCCTACACACATCCCCTGATGGTAAGAACTGGCAGTCCTTGCAACAAAGCCCATAAGCACAATTAGACCCCAAACTGAGAGTGCAGTTTGACAGACAGCAGGCATCTTTTGAGCATTGCTGCAAAGGTCCACAGTCACACTCCTCTTCATCTTCAACAACACCATTCCCACAGCGTTTTCGGTTAAATATGTCACTTGTGTATATGGTGTAGAGCAAGCATTTTGTCTGACGTAAGGAATAATCCCATAAAAAAGCATAACTACAATTGCTAAATTTAGTTATTGGTGGGTTATCATTATgcattatacatttatattttccaCAAGTACACAAAATACGATCATGAAACATACCCAAATTATGACCAATATGATGAGCCATTGCAATTCCCATAAGGCCCACAGGCTTTCTTGTAAAAGTAATAATTGCACAGCTATGGCTTGTTCTACAGAGTCCTGCAACATAGCCTAAACCACTCATTCCTCTTAATGTCTTATGTATTAGAAGATGTGCAGTATCATGTGGCAGGCGGGAATAAAGGTTTGCAGCTTTCCAACGACAAAATATTCTCAGAGATCTCTTTACATCATCTACTTCAATGGGATTTTCTTTAGTCCACACCTCCATGCCAAACAATAAAACCTTAAGACCTATTTCCTCATAAATAGAATCTGCTATATTCACCATAACATATAGGTCTTCCTGCACTATTGAGACATTTTTGTTACTTTGAAGATAGAGAGTATTGTCAACTACCACTACTATTTCAATAAAGTAACTGTGGGGCCACCAGCCCTCATATGAACTTTGCTTCAGAGTAGAATTACCAATCTCTTGAAACTCAAATTGCTGTA
The sequence above is a segment of the Myotis daubentonii chromosome 5, mMyoDau2.1, whole genome shotgun sequence genome. Coding sequences within it:
- the LOC132236107 gene encoding disintegrin and metalloproteinase domain-containing protein 29-like, with the translated sequence MRIMLLLHWLGVFLSFSGHTWAEHPQHRSPPEVVIPLRITSTGLSMKFPGWLCYGMHFGGERHIIYMKVKKHLLSRHFPVFTYSDQGALLEDQPFVQNDCYYHGYVEGDPESLVALSTCFGGFRGLLQINDIAYEIKPMIFSSKFEHLIYKMDREDTEHQTMKSGFMQEEIVQQFEFQEIGNSTLKQSSYEGWWPHSYFIEIVVVVDNTLYLQSNKNVSIVQEDLYVMVNIADSIYEEIGLKVLLFGMEVWTKENPIEVDDVKRSLRIFCRWKAANLYSRLPHDTAHLLIHKTLRGMSGLGYVAGLCRTSHSCAIITFTRKPVGLMGIAMAHHIGHNLGMFHDRILCTCGKYKCIMHNDNPPITKFSNCSYAFLWDYSLRQTKCLLYTIYTSDIFNRKRCGNGVVEDEEECDCGPLQQCSKDACCLSNCTLSLGSNCAYGLCCKDCQFLPSGDVCRKEINECDLPEWCNGTSHMCPDDVYVEDGIPCNESAYCYEKRCNDRNLQCKQIFGQEAKNASYSCYKKINTLGDRFGHCGTQNFSYIKCNMSDVLCGRIQCENITEIPLLTDHSTVHWTYYDGVNCWGTDSHIGMTTPDIGAVEDGTECGEEHLCIHRKCVHISYLDSNCSPTFCNRRGICNNKHHCHCNYLWDPPNCLIQGHGGSIDSGPPPRRKKIQRIYVLMFSLFWLLVLLCCLFCLCMKRTPKKKEQIVQPQPQMKPQAKPNIPPPQRTPSQNIPPPLRTPSQNIPPPLRTPSQNIPPPQRTPSRPGP